Proteins found in one Chondrinema litorale genomic segment:
- a CDS encoding catalase: protein MKNNKQEDLNKNLSNPEGKKMTTNQGVKVNDTNNSLKAGERGATLLEDFILREKITHFDHERIPERIVHARGSGAHGYFELYESQEKYTKAAIFTDTSRKTPLFARFSTVAGSKGSADMARDVRGFAVKFYTQEGIFDLVGNNMPIFFIQDAMKFPDLIHSVKPEPDREIPQAQSAHDTFYDFVSLTPETLHNHIWVMSDRAIPRSLRMMEGFGIHTFRLVNKKGESHFVKFHWKPVLGVKSVTWDEAVKLHGADSDFHRRDLWEAIESGQYPEWELGIQVVPEEDEHKFDFDLLDPTKLIPEEMVPVQIIGKMTLNRNPDNFFAETEQVAFHPGHIVPGVDFTNDPLLQGRLFSYTDTQLSRLGSPNFHEIPINRPINEVSNNQRDAHMRMTINKGKTAYFPNSIGGGCPYLAKISEGGFTSYEERQDGRKVRARSESFNDHFSQPGIFYRSLEEWEKNHVIEAYSFELGKCTYDHIKQRMLWLINNIDEELAKKVAENLGMKIPKTVEKPINQAIGADADSKNYEPIKRKDYLKKSKALSQTHIKTNSITTRQIAFLVGDGFDSTQYIKMKKALEKENAVVKLVATHGGEVTCSKGEKHKVDAALLTVESVLFDALYIPGGKESIDALNEVAKAKKFINETLKHCKAIAVDGAGKELFEETFGKELKDDEAICIDKSPKEFIKAIGMHRNWKREPFAKTIPA, encoded by the coding sequence ATGAAAAATAATAAGCAAGAAGATCTGAACAAAAATCTTTCGAATCCAGAAGGAAAAAAAATGACTACCAATCAAGGCGTAAAAGTTAACGATACGAACAATTCGCTTAAAGCTGGAGAAAGAGGAGCCACTTTACTAGAAGATTTTATACTTCGAGAAAAAATTACTCATTTTGATCATGAGCGTATACCAGAAAGGATTGTTCATGCGCGAGGTAGTGGTGCTCATGGATATTTTGAATTATATGAAAGTCAAGAAAAATATACAAAAGCAGCTATTTTTACAGATACATCTCGAAAAACACCATTATTTGCTCGATTTTCAACAGTAGCTGGATCTAAGGGTTCTGCAGATATGGCTAGAGATGTAAGAGGCTTTGCTGTGAAATTTTATACTCAAGAAGGGATCTTTGATCTTGTCGGGAACAATATGCCAATTTTTTTTATTCAAGATGCTATGAAATTTCCTGATTTAATACATTCAGTAAAGCCAGAGCCTGATAGAGAAATTCCACAAGCCCAATCTGCACATGATACATTTTACGATTTTGTTTCTCTCACTCCAGAAACATTACACAATCATATTTGGGTAATGAGTGATCGTGCTATACCAAGAAGCTTAAGAATGATGGAAGGTTTTGGAATACATACTTTCAGATTGGTAAATAAAAAAGGGGAGTCACATTTTGTAAAATTCCATTGGAAACCTGTTTTAGGTGTGAAATCTGTTACTTGGGATGAAGCGGTTAAACTTCATGGAGCTGATAGTGATTTTCATCGAAGAGATTTATGGGAAGCTATTGAATCAGGTCAGTATCCGGAATGGGAACTTGGTATTCAGGTGGTGCCAGAAGAAGATGAACACAAATTTGATTTTGACTTGCTTGATCCTACCAAACTAATACCAGAAGAAATGGTTCCTGTTCAAATAATAGGTAAAATGACATTAAATAGAAACCCTGATAACTTTTTTGCAGAGACAGAACAAGTAGCATTTCATCCAGGTCATATTGTGCCTGGTGTAGATTTTACAAATGATCCTCTACTTCAAGGGCGATTATTTTCATATACTGATACACAGTTATCTCGTCTTGGAAGTCCAAATTTTCATGAAATTCCAATAAACCGCCCAATCAATGAGGTATCCAATAACCAACGAGATGCTCATATGCGGATGACTATTAATAAAGGAAAAACTGCCTATTTCCCTAATTCAATTGGAGGAGGATGCCCATATTTAGCCAAAATCTCAGAAGGAGGATTTACAAGTTATGAAGAAAGACAAGATGGGAGGAAAGTGAGAGCCAGAAGTGAGAGTTTCAATGATCATTTTTCTCAACCAGGCATATTTTATCGAAGCCTTGAAGAGTGGGAAAAAAATCATGTGATAGAAGCCTATTCATTTGAACTTGGAAAATGCACATATGACCATATTAAACAGCGCATGTTATGGCTGATAAATAATATTGACGAAGAGTTAGCAAAGAAAGTGGCTGAGAATCTAGGAATGAAAATTCCAAAGACTGTGGAAAAACCTATTAACCAAGCAATTGGAGCCGACGCTGATAGCAAAAACTATGAACCTATCAAGCGAAAGGATTATCTTAAAAAATCAAAAGCACTTAGCCAAACACATATCAAAACTAATAGTATTACAACAAGACAAATTGCTTTTCTGGTAGGAGATGGATTTGATTCCACACAATATATCAAGATGAAAAAAGCATTAGAAAAAGAAAATGCTGTAGTTAAATTAGTAGCAACACATGGGGGAGAAGTAACATGTAGTAAAGGGGAAAAACATAAAGTGGATGCGGCTCTTTTAACAGTAGAAAGTGTGCTATTTGATGCATTATATATTCCAGGTGGAAAAGAGAGTATTGATGCTCTGAATGAGGTTGCAAAAGCTAAAAAGTTCATCAATGAGACATTGAAGCATTGTAAAGCGATTGCAGTAGATGGAGCAGGTAAAGAGTTATTTGAAGAGACTTTTGGTAAAGAATTGAAAGATGATGAAGCTATTTGTATAGATAAAAGTCCAAAAGAGTTTATAAAAGCTATTGGTATGCATCGTAATTGGAAAAGAGAGCCATTTGCTAAAACTATTCCCGCTTAA
- a CDS encoding IS1595 family transposase, producing the protein MHLAQRFGVRQTTAWLFRCKVQQAMSSSKKFPLVDQVHVDEFEIGTPQEGEQGRSHSDKKVRIVIAIEYREGNAGRGSPEGYAKAIKDYSAKSLNPIFKDHISKKAAVVKDGWSGYKPIKKLYKNMHSQLSNKGENFTMLHLQIRNLKNWLRGTHSYCDKRLLNDYLNEYFFRFKRRNFRETILDKLLKRMTKGKPKTYSQIICSAT; encoded by the coding sequence ATTCATTTAGCCCAGCGATTTGGTGTAAGACAAACAACAGCATGGTTATTTAGATGTAAGGTGCAACAGGCTATGAGCAGTAGCAAAAAATTTCCCTTAGTAGATCAGGTGCATGTAGATGAGTTTGAAATAGGTACTCCCCAAGAAGGAGAACAAGGTCGCAGTCATTCAGACAAAAAAGTAAGAATAGTGATTGCCATTGAATATAGAGAAGGCAATGCAGGCAGGGGTTCCCCCGAGGGGTATGCTAAAGCTATAAAAGACTATAGTGCTAAGAGCTTAAATCCTATATTCAAAGATCATATAAGCAAAAAAGCAGCAGTAGTTAAAGATGGTTGGAGTGGGTATAAACCTATCAAAAAGTTATACAAAAACATGCACTCACAGTTATCAAACAAGGGTGAAAACTTCACCATGTTACATCTGCAAATTAGGAATTTGAAAAATTGGTTGAGAGGCACACATTCCTATTGTGATAAAAGGTTGTTGAATGATTACCTAAACGAATATTTCTTTAGATTTAAACGAAGGAATTTTAGAGAAACCATCTTGGATAAATTACTTAAAAGAATGACCAAGGGTAAACCTAAAACTTATAGTCAAATTATTTGTTCTGCGACTTAG
- a CDS encoding COG1470 family protein, protein MLVGNFNISSTRKNKVLFFSLCLFLSSHLLFASSITQDENTNSSFTSTLINIEAPVNETFRYQTTLHNGSNTSKIYELKTTIPNGWRAAFKAHGSRVTSIKIDAGKKESISIEINPAYGASPSKYKIPIYATSQNDTLVLNVEAVVTGSYDLELTTPSGLLSGRITEGERKEINLQVKNTGTLALENISLSSQNPTKWEATFSPSEIPQLAAGQTKDVIVTLTVPDKTLAGDYINRFTAKTVDTTNTLTYRTTVETSVFAGWIGVVVILLAIGIVAYLIYKFGRR, encoded by the coding sequence ATGTTAGTAGGTAATTTTAACATATCAAGCACTAGAAAAAACAAAGTTTTATTTTTTTCATTATGTTTATTTCTTAGTAGTCATTTGTTATTTGCATCAAGTATTACGCAAGATGAAAATACAAATTCTTCTTTTACTTCAACACTTATTAATATTGAAGCTCCCGTTAATGAAACATTTCGTTATCAAACAACCCTGCATAATGGTTCAAATACTAGTAAAATTTATGAACTAAAAACTACCATTCCTAATGGCTGGAGAGCGGCATTTAAAGCTCATGGTAGTCGAGTCACATCTATTAAAATAGATGCGGGCAAAAAGGAAAGCATTAGTATAGAAATAAACCCTGCTTATGGAGCATCACCTTCCAAATATAAGATCCCAATCTATGCTACTAGTCAAAATGATACCTTGGTGCTTAATGTTGAGGCTGTTGTTACAGGTTCTTACGATTTGGAACTAACCACACCATCAGGATTACTAAGTGGAAGAATTACTGAAGGAGAAAGAAAAGAGATCAATCTGCAAGTGAAAAATACAGGCACCTTAGCTTTAGAAAATATATCCTTATCTTCTCAAAATCCAACCAAGTGGGAAGCAACATTTTCTCCTTCTGAAATACCACAACTAGCAGCAGGTCAAACAAAGGACGTTATCGTAACTCTAACGGTTCCAGATAAAACATTAGCGGGTGATTATATTAATAGGTTTACTGCAAAAACTGTAGATACAACTAATACACTTACTTATAGAACAACAGTAGAAACATCAGTGTTTGCTGGTTGGATAGGCGTTGTTGTGATTTTGTTGGCAATTGGTATTGTCGCATATCTTATTTATAAGTTTGGAAGAAGATAA
- a CDS encoding ABC transporter ATP-binding protein, protein MDSIIELKNISKSYGSFKAVDKLNLGIKKGEIFGLLGPNGAGKTTTILMILGLTEPTSGSIDVCGYNSTKEPIPVKKKVGYLPDSVNFYDNMTALENLIYIGKLNSIPQIELKELALRVLKMVGLEKAFYNKKTSTFSRGMKQRLGLAEVLMKRPEIIILDEPTLGIDPSGVKDFLALIYQLSREQGLTVLLSSHHLHQVQQVCDRVGIFVKGNLLTEGNINSLSNNLYNTEAYEVRITLQDKIIVPWQHEKELQMFKTVQKITIADNYVDVACSTDITPDIVRFFVDRGNDVIGVQKKEYGLEDIYQKYFDNHSKEHLGI, encoded by the coding sequence ATGGATTCAATTATAGAATTGAAAAATATAAGTAAATCCTATGGTTCTTTTAAAGCAGTTGACAAATTGAACTTAGGGATTAAAAAGGGAGAAATATTTGGTTTACTTGGACCTAATGGAGCAGGTAAGACCACAACGATTCTAATGATATTAGGCTTAACAGAACCAACAAGTGGTTCTATAGATGTTTGTGGATATAATTCAACAAAAGAACCAATTCCTGTAAAAAAGAAAGTAGGTTATTTGCCAGATAGTGTAAATTTTTACGATAATATGACAGCACTAGAAAACCTGATATATATTGGCAAATTAAATAGTATTCCTCAAATAGAATTAAAGGAACTTGCACTCAGGGTTTTGAAAATGGTAGGACTTGAAAAAGCCTTCTATAATAAAAAGACTTCAACCTTTTCACGTGGAATGAAACAACGCCTAGGTTTAGCAGAAGTATTGATGAAACGACCGGAGATCATTATTTTAGATGAGCCCACATTGGGAATTGATCCAAGTGGAGTAAAAGATTTCTTAGCACTTATTTATCAATTAAGTCGAGAACAAGGATTAACTGTATTACTCTCATCTCATCATCTTCATCAGGTACAACAGGTATGTGATCGTGTAGGAATTTTTGTTAAGGGTAATCTTTTAACTGAAGGTAATATTAATTCACTTTCCAATAACCTATACAATACGGAAGCTTATGAAGTACGTATTACCTTACAAGATAAGATAATTGTTCCTTGGCAACATGAAAAGGAATTACAGATGTTTAAGACCGTGCAAAAGATAACGATAGCAGATAATTATGTGGATGTTGCTTGTAGTACTGATATAACACCTGATATTGTCCGTTTTTTTGTAGATCGGGGAAATGATGTAATTGGTGTTCAGAAGAAGGAATATGGTCTAGAGGATATATATCAAAAATATTTTGACAATCATTCAAAAGAGCATTTAGGTATATGA
- a CDS encoding ABC transporter permease: MKNINTFAEKTAKRTPKPFWVMVGKEIADHIRSWRFVVLLLIIVLTFWGATAVAMSNIGEVVAKVKDTDHLFLYLKLLTSTEDSLPPFHVFLSFLGPLLGISLGFDAINSEQQSGTLIRIMAQPVYRDNLILSKFVSSLILVGILLLTLTLLMIGASIILTGIIIEIEEVLRIFSYILVCVVYVGFWLSLSILLSICFKKAATSALTAIGIWLFFTIFYQIIINLILKTITPEIKHLSERQIFYYNEVMIGLLRFSPSQLYTDATTTLLMPSIRSLGPISMEQMVGAIPSPLPLRESLIIVWPQISGLVSVTLAFFALSYYLFMRREIRS; this comes from the coding sequence ATGAAAAATATAAACACTTTCGCAGAAAAAACTGCTAAAAGGACACCGAAACCCTTTTGGGTGATGGTGGGTAAGGAAATAGCAGATCATATTCGAAGTTGGCGGTTTGTCGTGTTGCTATTAATTATAGTGCTTACATTTTGGGGAGCTACAGCAGTTGCTATGAGTAATATTGGGGAGGTTGTTGCTAAAGTAAAAGATACTGATCATTTGTTTTTATATCTTAAGTTATTGACAAGCACAGAAGATAGTTTACCCCCTTTTCATGTATTTCTTAGCTTTTTAGGTCCTCTATTGGGTATAAGTCTTGGATTTGATGCGATTAACTCAGAGCAACAAAGTGGTACTCTTATTCGAATAATGGCTCAACCAGTATATAGAGACAACTTAATATTATCAAAATTTGTAAGTTCTTTAATTTTAGTTGGAATATTACTGTTAACGCTTACTTTATTGATGATAGGAGCTAGTATTATTCTTACAGGTATTATTATTGAAATTGAAGAAGTCTTAAGGATATTCAGTTATATTTTAGTTTGTGTAGTTTATGTGGGTTTTTGGTTATCACTATCTATTCTTCTTTCTATTTGCTTTAAAAAAGCTGCTACATCAGCCTTAACAGCAATCGGTATTTGGTTATTTTTCACAATATTTTATCAAATTATTATAAATTTAATACTCAAGACAATTACACCTGAAATAAAGCATTTATCTGAAAGGCAGATATTTTATTACAATGAGGTAATGATTGGTTTACTGCGTTTTTCACCCAGTCAACTTTATACAGATGCTACTACAACTTTATTAATGCCTTCTATACGAAGTCTTGGACCCATTTCAATGGAACAAATGGTTGGAGCAATTCCCTCTCCATTACCATTAAGAGAAAGTTTGATCATCGTTTGGCCTCAAATAAGTGGTCTGGTATCAGTCACACTTGCTTTTTTTGCATTATCCTATTATTTATTCATGCGTAGAGAGATAAGAAGTTGA
- a CDS encoding cation:proton antiporter, translated as MSKELLSGLVILILTVLLLAILLRGLKQPYFVAYILAGILLGPEGLGIIHKSIIIAQLGELGVIMLMFFIGAEINFSNLFKKIQKPLLGTLSQLLFSFICILTIGYFMGWSWSVIILLSFVISLSSSAIIFQHLSKSGEIHSKLGVLTTGVLILQDILIVPMMLIINFMAKGEVESKEIIKTILGGIFILFFLRAAISKKLFKMPFKNELSKDHDLQVFIGLLLCFGLAWVTHWIGLSPALGAFMAGIVVGQDTATQWLSQALIPFRVFFLTLFFLSVGLQIDLDFFMENVIVILLITFSVLIINSLINTMIFKGMGSTWKDSVFAGALLAQIGEFSFVLVNLAASVEMIGTYSYQITLAMIAMTMMVSAIWISIIEKSIYKIPKKSFLFQKNIKGAIKKNES; from the coding sequence ATGAGTAAAGAACTACTTAGTGGACTGGTAATTTTGATACTTACAGTATTATTATTGGCCATTTTGCTTAGAGGTTTGAAGCAACCATATTTTGTTGCCTATATTCTGGCTGGAATTCTATTAGGTCCTGAGGGCTTAGGAATAATTCATAAATCAATTATCATCGCGCAATTAGGTGAACTAGGAGTGATTATGCTCATGTTTTTTATTGGGGCAGAAATAAATTTTTCAAATCTTTTCAAGAAAATACAGAAGCCTTTGCTGGGTACACTTTCTCAGCTTTTGTTTAGCTTTATTTGTATTTTGACAATTGGGTATTTTATGGGTTGGTCATGGTCAGTAATTATTTTGCTGAGTTTTGTAATTAGCTTGAGTAGTTCAGCAATTATCTTTCAACATTTATCGAAGAGTGGTGAAATTCACAGTAAACTAGGTGTATTGACTACTGGAGTTTTAATATTACAGGATATTCTCATAGTACCTATGATGTTAATCATTAATTTCATGGCTAAAGGAGAGGTAGAGAGTAAAGAAATAATAAAAACTATTTTGGGAGGAATATTTATTTTATTCTTCTTAAGAGCAGCAATTTCCAAAAAATTATTCAAAATGCCTTTTAAAAATGAATTGTCAAAAGATCATGACCTACAGGTGTTTATCGGACTTTTATTATGTTTTGGCTTGGCATGGGTAACACATTGGATTGGTTTATCACCAGCTTTAGGCGCTTTTATGGCTGGTATTGTTGTAGGGCAAGATACGGCTACACAATGGTTAAGTCAGGCATTAATTCCTTTTCGTGTATTTTTTCTAACACTTTTCTTTTTGTCCGTAGGACTGCAAATAGATCTTGATTTTTTTATGGAGAATGTTATTGTAATATTATTAATTACTTTCTCAGTATTAATAATCAATAGCTTAATCAATACAATGATTTTTAAAGGTATGGGTAGTACTTGGAAAGATAGTGTTTTTGCTGGAGCACTACTTGCTCAGATAGGTGAGTTTAGTTTTGTATTGGTTAATTTAGCTGCTAGTGTTGAGATGATTGGAACATATAGTTATCAAATCACGCTGGCAATGATTGCTATGACTATGATGGTTTCAGCTATTTGGATATCGATTATTGAGAAATCTATTTATAAAATTCCAAAGAAATCATTTTTGTTCCAAAAAAATATAAAGGGAGCAATAAAGAAAAATGAATCTTAA
- a CDS encoding response regulator: protein MSYLIVDDDEIDIMITERMIQNVNPNVKPVIAKNGKEAISFLEEYQMEKVHARPLKFILIDLMMPMMNGFEFLEAYEKAFYQFFPSLPLIVISSSLNEKDMERVGAFSFVKKHAVKPFNKSMVKAYL from the coding sequence ATGAGTTATTTAATTGTTGATGATGATGAAATTGATATTATGATTACTGAACGAATGATACAAAATGTAAATCCTAATGTCAAACCTGTAATTGCCAAAAATGGAAAAGAAGCCATTTCTTTTTTAGAAGAGTATCAAATGGAAAAAGTGCATGCACGCCCACTAAAATTTATTTTGATAGATTTGATGATGCCTATGATGAATGGATTTGAGTTTTTAGAAGCATATGAAAAAGCATTTTATCAGTTTTTTCCCTCACTGCCTCTAATAGTTATATCAAGTTCACTTAATGAAAAAGATATGGAAAGAGTAGGAGCCTTTTCCTTTGTAAAAAAACATGCAGTCAAACCATTTAATAAAAGCATGGTTAAAGCATATTTGTAA
- a CDS encoding PAS domain-containing protein, protein MNLSNIYPDYGCLCLFLGKQCIKHYIGIIHSANANFLKVMNYDLEDIQGKHHQIFVPEEIVNTPKYEAFWEKLAKGESVSKVFKRINADKKTVWLNAIYTPILDEEHHVIKVVKFATDVTNSQKISSETKSIYQGIDKVMAVIEFSPLGDIITANENFLQVMKYSLKDIKGKHHQIFMPKDMINSSEYQLFWEKLAAGQAISQIFQRIDAHGDIVWLNAIYTPIIDTEGHVTKVVKLATDISQEKKKEIQVSELLEESRAKEEELRQSMEEVTATQEELHNQIASSYMLNSELDARMAVLNESTILSESDIYGNIIYVNDKFCEVSQYSREELLGYPHKMVRHSDTPKAFFKAFWTKIQAGEVFRGYLKNRKKDGTPYYVDAVISPVLDENGKPVKYIAARYVIENVELAEKLLKEQNIYVS, encoded by the coding sequence ATGAATTTATCTAATATTTATCCAGATTATGGGTGTCTCTGCTTATTTTTGGGCAAGCAGTGTATAAAACACTATATTGGTATCATTCATTCAGCTAATGCTAACTTTTTAAAGGTAATGAACTATGATTTGGAAGATATTCAAGGTAAACACCATCAAATATTTGTTCCTGAAGAAATCGTCAACACACCTAAATACGAGGCTTTTTGGGAAAAACTAGCAAAAGGAGAGTCCGTTTCTAAAGTATTTAAGAGAATCAATGCTGATAAAAAGACTGTGTGGTTGAATGCGATTTATACTCCTATACTTGATGAAGAACATCATGTAATTAAAGTAGTTAAGTTTGCTACAGATGTTACTAATAGTCAAAAAATCTCATCTGAAACTAAAAGCATCTATCAAGGAATTGATAAAGTAATGGCCGTCATTGAGTTTTCTCCTTTAGGAGATATTATTACTGCCAATGAAAATTTTCTTCAGGTTATGAAGTATTCTCTAAAGGATATTAAAGGCAAACATCACCAAATATTCATGCCGAAAGACATGATAAACTCTTCAGAGTATCAATTATTCTGGGAAAAATTAGCTGCTGGACAAGCTATATCTCAAATATTTCAAAGAATTGATGCACATGGAGATATTGTGTGGTTAAATGCCATCTATACTCCTATTATCGACACAGAAGGTCATGTAACAAAAGTAGTTAAATTAGCTACTGATATTAGCCAAGAAAAAAAGAAAGAAATACAAGTATCAGAATTATTGGAGGAGTCTCGAGCAAAAGAAGAAGAGCTTAGACAAAGTATGGAGGAAGTGACAGCTACTCAGGAAGAATTACATAATCAAATTGCATCCTCCTATATGCTTAACAGTGAGTTAGATGCTCGAATGGCAGTATTGAATGAATCAACTATTCTTTCAGAATCTGATATTTATGGGAATATTATTTATGTAAATGACAAGTTTTGTGAAGTATCTCAGTATAGTAGAGAAGAGTTATTAGGATATCCTCATAAAATGGTAAGGCATTCTGATACACCCAAAGCGTTTTTCAAGGCCTTTTGGACTAAAATACAGGCTGGAGAAGTATTTCGTGGATATCTGAAAAATAGAAAAAAAGATGGTACACCTTATTATGTGGATGCAGTTATATCTCCTGTATTAGATGAAAATGGTAAACCTGTAAAATATATTGCTGCTCGATATGTAATTGAAAATGTTGAACTTGCTGAAAAGCTCTTAAAAGAACAAAATATATATGTGTCTTAA
- a CDS encoding IS91 family transposase, with protein MSTVSENVNRRQGLELSDIFRRYGEDFLSSHMLCPDQLKAYRAIRDCRTVAMGGHVEGCDHCTYHRNAYNSCRNRHCNKCQYAKQLQWVDKLQANLPVCSYFHVVFTIPQSLHKLFYINQRVCYDLLMKSSWQAVKNVTANPRYLGARTGAVSVLHTWGQSLTYHPHVHLLVPAGGITDDGMEWKDAKDYLASVKVLSKVFRGIFWEWICKYLSKEKIKLSDDLIDKVDLKKKIYEKNWNVYAKRPLASPRSVVGYLSKYTHRVAICNSRLLAMGNGKVTFRWKDYRKSSRQDWMTLEANEFIARFMRHILPKGFYKVRYYGLLSPVNKKLKDMCAELMGRSEIISLLAGLTAKEVFRVVTGKDPDICPKCKKGKMMVRLHIDPG; from the coding sequence ATGAGCACTGTATCAGAAAATGTGAACAGGCGGCAAGGACTAGAGCTATCCGATATCTTCCGTAGGTACGGTGAAGATTTTCTTTCCTCGCACATGTTATGTCCGGATCAGTTAAAGGCCTATCGTGCCATCCGTGATTGTAGGACAGTGGCGATGGGTGGCCATGTAGAAGGTTGCGATCATTGTACTTACCACAGGAATGCTTATAATTCTTGCAGAAATCGGCATTGCAACAAATGCCAGTATGCCAAGCAATTGCAATGGGTGGATAAACTCCAGGCCAATTTACCAGTATGCAGCTATTTCCATGTGGTCTTTACTATTCCCCAAAGTCTCCATAAGCTGTTCTATATCAATCAGCGGGTGTGTTATGACCTGTTGATGAAATCCTCGTGGCAAGCGGTAAAGAATGTAACTGCCAACCCAAGATATCTTGGAGCCAGAACAGGTGCAGTGTCCGTATTACATACATGGGGTCAATCGTTAACCTACCATCCTCATGTACATCTGCTGGTGCCTGCAGGGGGTATCACCGATGACGGAATGGAATGGAAAGATGCCAAGGATTATCTTGCGTCAGTCAAAGTGCTTTCCAAGGTATTCAGGGGTATCTTTTGGGAATGGATCTGTAAGTATCTTTCAAAGGAAAAGATAAAACTCTCTGATGATCTCATAGACAAAGTTGATTTGAAAAAGAAGATATATGAAAAGAACTGGAATGTATATGCCAAAAGGCCACTAGCAAGCCCAAGATCTGTAGTAGGTTATCTGAGCAAATATACCCATCGTGTCGCCATCTGTAACAGCAGACTATTAGCAATGGGAAATGGAAAAGTAACCTTTAGATGGAAAGATTACCGCAAATCTAGTAGACAGGATTGGATGACACTTGAGGCTAATGAATTTATTGCGCGGTTTATGCGGCATATATTACCAAAAGGTTTTTATAAAGTGAGGTATTATGGGCTGCTTTCCCCAGTCAATAAAAAACTCAAGGACATGTGTGCAGAACTGATGGGTAGATCGGAGATAATCTCACTCTTGGCAGGACTAACTGCAAAGGAGGTGTTCAGAGTGGTCACGGGAAAAGATCCAGATATATGTCCTAAATGTAAAAAAGGTAAGATGATGGTCAGGCTCCACATAGATCCGGGGTGA